Genomic segment of Clostridiales bacterium:
GTATCCAATGTTATGCTGCTGCCGTTTACCCTCCCCTTTATGAGGTTAAATAGCATATGGCCTGAAAAAGAACCTATTTCGTATATCGGGCTTTTTATAGTGGTAAGCTTAGGTCTAACATAAGTAGCCGCCTGTATGTCATCAAATCCTACAAACGCAATATCTTCAGGCACCTTTAGCCCCTTTTCGTGAACTGCCCTCATCGCTCCTATCAGCATTTCATCGTTGGCAGAGAAAAAAGCCGTTGGAATATCATCAGAACTGCTAAGAAAATTTCTCATAACATCATAACCTGATTTTTCCGTAAATCCTCCCTGCAATATATAATCTTTATTAATCTTAAAGCCGTTCTTTGTTAATGTCTCAATATATCCCCTGGTCCTTCCGACATTATCATATGAGTTTTCTTTGCCGCTTATAAATCCTATTTTTTTATGCCCCAAGCCGATCAAATATTCTACAGCTTCACTCGCTCCTTTTTTATTATTGATGAGAACGCTGCAAATATCCGATTGTTCTATTTTCCTATCCAGGAGTACTAAAGGCAACCCTTCGTTACTTAAGTTTGCAATATCATCATCAGTTAAACTTGAACCTACTATAATTGCTCCGTCAACTATACCTTCTTTTAAAAAATTATATGAGCCGTCTCTTCCAAAGTTATATTCACAAAAAATAATAACACTGTATCCAAACAAAAACGCTACGTCCTGAATCCCTTTTGTTACCTTATCATAATAAGGTGAATTTAGATCGTACACAATCAGGGCAATAAGTTTGGTTGTCTTAGTCTTTTTTAAATTCTGAGCGAAAGTATTGGGAACATATTTCATATCTTCCGCTATTTCCATGACTTTTTTTCTGGTCTTCTCGCTCACTTTAGAACTTCCATTCAGAGCATAGGAGGCGGTAGAAACAGCAACTCCGGCTGCTTTTGCAACATCTTTAATAGTAACCATATATTCTCCTCATCCAAAAGAAACGTTTCAGTTATCATTTTTTACATCTTTATGTAACTTTTTTCATTATATCCATTATTTCGTTTATTATATAACAATATAAAGATTCTGTTAAGTATTATTATTTATAACTCCGGTTTTAAAAAAATCTTTAAATTGTCGTCAACCTTTGCATTCTTCTGTGAAATTACCATAATAGTATTATCTTCTCTTTTTACAATGTAATCTTTATCGGGAATAATTTCAATTGGCGGATCAAATGCTATGACATCCTGCCTTTGAGTAAGTCGAAATCCGATATACTCTTTTTTGATCTCTTTAATTTCGGCAGTTGAATATTTTATTCCAACATTATTTAATTTCATGTCAATCGGCAGCATCACGGCATCCTTGCTCTGCAATAAAAATTTACGTCCGCCTAAAAGTTTCCGTCCATTTTCATAAAGATACATTTCCTTGTCAAATCCATCAAGATTCAATATATGAAGAAAACGTTCACCCCATTTGTTTACAGTCGATGTCATGAATATGCCTCTATAAGGGCAGTCATGCCCAAGAGCTGCATTGGCGCCTAATTTTTCAAGAGATGACTTGAAAAGCGGAATATCGCAGATGTAATCGGCTGCAATAACTATTGCCCTTCCCTTTCCAACTTTTGTATCGAACCCGCATATCATGTCTGTTCCATAAACCCTCAAAATCGCATTTGCTTTACCTGCTTTAAAAACCTGAGCAGACTGTACCCTTACTTCAGGTCTTGGCGCAGCCCATCCATCGGCATACAATGATAAATAAAAATCATCTGATTCACGGCAGAAGCCGGCATGTTTCACTCCCATTGCGTCAGCAAGAATCGTGCATGGATTGCCTTCCATATCAAATATCGGAACTTCGCCATAAAGCAGTATCCCGCCTCCGTCATTCAGATAATCGACTATCTTCTGCTGTACGCCACCGTCCATGTAACATGCTGAAGCAAGTGCCAAAACCGGCACTGACTCAGGATCTAACCTTCTGTTTTGAATATCCACTGAGCCAAAGCGATAGCATGAAAGAAGCATTGCCCGTGCCATGATCTCCCATGCTCCTGAGGCACGCCTTCTTTCGACATCTTTTATAATTTCAGCCATTTTATCGCTCCATGGATAGCGGGATTCGGTCATATAATAATCCGGTATGAATGCAAAAGCTACATTATCATGTTCTTCCTTCATTTCCGAAAGTTTGCTTGATACGGCCATTATCGTTTTCGTACTTCTTGCCAGCCTTGGGTATACGTAATCGAGTTCGCCCTCCGGGCTTACCGGCGCTGCAAAGCCATGGCGCTCTCCTGTAAAAGCTATACGGTCATTTCCGTCATCTGGTTTAGGGTCAAGACGGTAATTGGTCCCGCCGGCAAACAAATAATAATTTAACATACGGTTGCCCTGCGCTATACACATCCTGGCTTTGAAATCAGCGGCCGATGGATCATAACGTCCGCCATATGTACATCCGTAATTGCCGTCTCCGCATTCAAACTCAACTGATGTCAAGGGCTGGTCCGAATTATTTACAGCATCCATGAATCCGTTTATAAGATAAAGGTCCTGGAAATTATCCATCGTCAGGTTGCCTAAATATATATCGGAACCTGAAATATAACCTGGGGCCTGAGTATAAGCTTCGTAAAGCTGACTTATACCGATCGGGAATGTAAGACCGCGGCCGCCTCCCGTACCATGGACATTGACTATGAACGGAATACCTTCAACGCCGAACTCTTCGGCATATGAGCGAAGCAAAGCTATATATCTTGCAAAACGGTTTCTCATATAATGCCCGAGATCATATGTAAATTCTGCCACATACTCTTCTTCAGGTGAGCGAAATGCCTTGCCGCATATATCTATATTATCGGTATCAAATGGATATCTCCTTATAATTTCCTTGGGAGTATATTGTTTTTTAAGCCATGAAATAAAATCTGTTATCACATTGTCTGTAAGGTCAGGACAGTTGCTGACCCATGAAAGCATTCCGACTTCATTGTCAAGCTGAACGCCGATAATATTGCCACCCTTTGTAATCAACCTTGACGCAATTATCGGCATTAAACCTGCATACCATTTATGTACTTCCTCTAAAAAACCGGGTGCAAGATAATCCACCGTTTTAGTTGGAACTTTTTTACCATCCCATGAAACAGGAATAATTTCCGGGTGTTTTGCATATACCCAGTAAGGCAAACCCTCATTCTTCATTTCAGCCATTATAAACGGCCCTGTTCTCGCGAAGAAATAAAGACCATTTCCCTTGCATAAGTCAATAAATGCGCTCAAATTCAA
This window contains:
- a CDS encoding LacI family DNA-binding transcriptional regulator, whose product is MVTIKDVAKAAGVAVSTASYALNGSSKVSEKTRKKVMEIAEDMKYVPNTFAQNLKKTKTTKLIALIVYDLNSPYYDKVTKGIQDVAFLFGYSVIIFCEYNFGRDGSYNFLKEGIVDGAIIVGSSLTDDDIANLSNEGLPLVLLDRKIEQSDICSVLINNKKGASEAVEYLIGLGHKKIGFISGKENSYDNVGRTRGYIETLTKNGFKINKDYILQGGFTEKSGYDVMRNFLSSSDDIPTAFFSANDEMLIGAMRAVHEKGLKVPEDIAFVGFDDIQAATYVRPKLTTIKSPIYEIGSFSGHMLFNLIKGRVNGSSITLDTELVVRESSGGKKADNKKYNIS
- a CDS encoding beta-galactosidase — translated: MIEIRNKQILIDGKPQIIMSGEIHYYRVHRRDWQDRINKLKAAGCNTVASYIPWLCHEQVEGQFDFDGKTRPELNLSAFIDLCKGNGLYFFARTGPFIMAEMKNEGLPYWVYAKHPEIIPVSWDGKKVPTKTVDYLAPGFLEEVHKWYAGLMPIIASRLITKGGNIIGVQLDNEVGMLSWVSNCPDLTDNVITDFISWLKKQYTPKEIIRRYPFDTDNIDICGKAFRSPEEEYVAEFTYDLGHYMRNRFARYIALLRSYAEEFGVEGIPFIVNVHGTGGGRGLTFPIGISQLYEAYTQAPGYISGSDIYLGNLTMDNFQDLYLINGFMDAVNNSDQPLTSVEFECGDGNYGCTYGGRYDPSAADFKARMCIAQGNRMLNYYLFAGGTNYRLDPKPDDGNDRIAFTGERHGFAAPVSPEGELDYVYPRLARSTKTIMAVSSKLSEMKEEHDNVAFAFIPDYYMTESRYPWSDKMAEIIKDVERRRASGAWEIMARAMLLSCYRFGSVDIQNRRLDPESVPVLALASACYMDGGVQQKIVDYLNDGGGILLYGEVPIFDMEGNPCTILADAMGVKHAGFCRESDDFYLSLYADGWAAPRPEVRVQSAQVFKAGKANAILRVYGTDMICGFDTKVGKGRAIVIAADYICDIPLFKSSLEKLGANAALGHDCPYRGIFMTSTVNKWGERFLHILNLDGFDKEMYLYENGRKLLGGRKFLLQSKDAVMLPIDMKLNNVGIKYSTAEIKEIKKEYIGFRLTQRQDVIAFDPPIEIIPDKDYIVKREDNTIMVISQKNAKVDDNLKIFLKPEL